The Asticcacaulis excentricus CB 48 genome includes a window with the following:
- a CDS encoding EAL domain-containing protein encodes MGRLTSILLMGTYLFLSMGAAMALYAGGSDTGACIAAALATMAVCFAIHNFVNQYLSERRLSKEIHLVRDAHRLMVEAIDVTQKDMVELADQMQHQRVGRTDELTTEVKMLENLVLKLGESIEERLSDWKTGPAQVAPPAPLSRQEQQAMALIETVRQALIENRVDLYLQPVVSLPQRKTIYYESFSRLRDATGRVLMPAEYLSVAEPEGLVPSIDNLLLFRCVQIVRRLAKQDRRIGIFCNISLTSLRDEVFFPQFLEFLNENRDLAGSVIFELGQDAYAARGAMEARHMARLADMGFKFSLDKITSIDLDLTDLQRSDVRYVKIGANVLLDQLMNIDGKPALRFLKDIHAGDYANLLARYGIDVIAEKVENERQVVDILEIEVAYAQGHLFGEPRAIKEQVLLETAPPAGFIKSTLPPQRRRA; translated from the coding sequence ATGGGAAGACTGACCTCCATATTGCTGATGGGAACCTATCTGTTCCTATCCATGGGCGCGGCTATGGCCCTCTATGCGGGGGGATCGGACACCGGCGCGTGTATCGCGGCGGCACTGGCGACGATGGCCGTGTGTTTCGCCATCCACAACTTCGTCAATCAATACCTGTCTGAACGCCGCCTCTCCAAAGAGATTCATCTGGTACGCGACGCTCACCGACTGATGGTCGAGGCCATTGATGTCACTCAGAAAGACATGGTTGAGCTGGCTGATCAGATGCAGCACCAGCGCGTCGGCCGCACCGATGAGCTGACCACCGAGGTCAAGATGCTGGAAAACCTGGTGCTTAAGTTGGGCGAAAGCATTGAGGAACGCCTGTCTGATTGGAAGACCGGACCGGCGCAGGTCGCACCACCCGCCCCTTTGTCGCGTCAGGAACAGCAGGCCATGGCCCTGATTGAGACCGTGCGTCAAGCGCTGATCGAAAATCGGGTGGACCTCTATCTGCAACCGGTCGTTTCTCTGCCGCAGCGCAAGACCATCTATTACGAAAGCTTCTCGCGCCTGCGCGATGCCACAGGGCGCGTGCTGATGCCCGCCGAATATCTGTCTGTGGCCGAACCCGAAGGTCTGGTACCTTCCATCGACAACCTGCTGTTGTTCCGTTGCGTGCAGATCGTGCGCCGTCTGGCCAAGCAGGACCGCCGCATCGGCATCTTCTGCAACATCTCACTGACCTCGCTACGCGATGAAGTTTTCTTCCCGCAGTTCCTGGAATTTCTCAACGAAAACCGCGATTTGGCCGGCTCGGTGATCTTCGAGCTGGGGCAGGATGCTTATGCGGCGCGCGGCGCCATGGAAGCGCGCCACATGGCGCGGCTGGCCGATATGGGCTTCAAGTTCTCGCTGGACAAGATCACCTCGATCGACCTCGACCTGACCGACCTGCAACGTTCAGACGTGCGCTATGTGAAGATAGGGGCCAATGTGCTGCTCGATCAGCTGATGAATATCGACGGTAAGCCGGCTCTGCGATTCCTCAAAGACATCCACGCCGGCGACTACGCCAACCTGCTGGCGCGCTATGGCATCGACGTCATCGCCGAAAAGGTGGAGAACGAGCGTCAGGTGGTGGACATCCTCGAAATCGAAGTCGCCTACGCGCAAGGCCACTTGTTCGGCGAACCGCGCGCCATCAAGGAGCAGGTGCTGCTGGAAACCGCCCCGCCGGCGGGCTTCATCAAATCGACGCTGCCGCCGCAACGCCGCCGAGCTTAA
- a CDS encoding response regulator: protein MADYGALKILLVEDNQHMRSIVLAILKGSGIRDVREARDGAEAFDLLRQFPADIALVDFNMYPIDGVEFTRMLRTASDSINPYLPVVMITGHSERSRVVEARDAGVNEFVAKPLTARALLSRLDAVVMRPRPYIRCANYFGPDRRRKADQPYNGPLRRASDGLLA from the coding sequence ATGGCAGATTACGGTGCCCTGAAAATTCTGCTGGTTGAAGACAATCAGCACATGCGTTCCATCGTTCTGGCCATCCTCAAGGGGTCGGGCATCCGGGACGTGCGCGAAGCGCGCGACGGTGCCGAGGCCTTCGACCTGCTGCGGCAGTTCCCAGCCGATATAGCGTTGGTCGATTTTAACATGTACCCCATCGACGGGGTCGAATTCACGCGGATGCTGCGTACGGCCAGCGACTCGATCAATCCCTACCTGCCCGTGGTGATGATCACCGGCCATTCCGAACGCTCACGCGTGGTCGAAGCACGCGACGCCGGGGTCAATGAGTTCGTGGCCAAGCCGCTCACCGCCCGCGCCCTCCTCAGCCGCCTCGACGCCGTGGTCATGCGCCCGCGCCCCTATATTCGCTGCGCAAACTATTTCGGCCCCGACCGTCGTCGCAAGGCCGATCAGCCTTACAATGGCCCCCTGCGCCGCGCCAGTGACGGGCTTCTCGCCTAG